In Rhodoligotrophos defluvii, a genomic segment contains:
- a CDS encoding zinc-binding dehydrogenase, which produces MKAMVIHQHGTLDELVFDGNFPDPTPEADEVVLAVKATSLNYHDLFTLHGMPGIKIKMPMIMGIDVAGDIVAVGSEVKDWAVGDRVLIDPINRVKGGLVGETIEGGLAEYLKVPTHQLIKLPDDVSYEDAAALPVAYGTAHRMMVTRGDIKPGEKVLILGASGGVGTCCVQLAKMLGAEVVACASSADKLEKLKALGADHLINYREQDWPQAVRNLYGKPRVFGQGEGGVDVVVNFTGGETWVPSLKVMRKDGRLLTCGATAGFDPKEDIRYIWTFELNIRGSNGWSREDLHALLDLVRTGKIKPSIDRVMPLEGAKEALRLMEDRQIFGKLIIRP; this is translated from the coding sequence ATGAAGGCCATGGTCATTCACCAGCACGGGACGCTCGACGAGCTCGTTTTCGACGGGAACTTCCCCGACCCGACGCCCGAGGCGGACGAGGTGGTTCTGGCGGTGAAGGCCACATCGCTCAACTACCATGATCTGTTCACCCTGCACGGCATGCCCGGCATCAAGATCAAAATGCCGATGATCATGGGCATCGATGTGGCCGGCGACATCGTCGCGGTTGGCTCCGAGGTTAAGGACTGGGCGGTGGGCGACCGGGTGCTGATCGATCCCATCAACCGGGTGAAGGGCGGGCTCGTGGGCGAGACCATCGAAGGGGGGCTTGCGGAATATCTCAAGGTGCCGACGCACCAGCTCATCAAGCTGCCGGACGATGTGTCCTACGAGGACGCGGCCGCCCTGCCGGTCGCCTATGGCACCGCCCACCGCATGATGGTCACCCGCGGCGACATCAAGCCGGGGGAGAAGGTGCTTATCTTGGGCGCGAGCGGCGGGGTGGGCACCTGCTGCGTGCAGCTCGCCAAGATGCTGGGCGCAGAGGTCGTTGCCTGCGCGAGCAGTGCCGACAAGCTGGAGAAACTCAAGGCGCTCGGCGCCGACCACCTGATCAATTACCGCGAGCAGGACTGGCCGCAGGCGGTTCGCAACCTCTATGGTAAGCCGCGGGTGTTCGGCCAGGGCGAAGGTGGGGTCGACGTGGTGGTCAACTTCACGGGTGGCGAGACCTGGGTGCCTTCGCTCAAGGTGATGCGCAAGGACGGCCGCCTGCTCACCTGCGGGGCGACTGCGGGCTTCGACCCCAAGGAGGACATCCGCTATATCTGGACGTTCGAACTCAATATCCGCGGCTCCAATGGTTGGTCGCGCGAGGATCTGCATGCCCTGCTCGACCTGGTGCGCACGGGCAAGATCAAGCCGTCGATCGATCGCGTAATGCCTTTGGAGGGGGCCAAAGAGGCGTTGCGACTGATGGAAGACCGGCAGATTTTCGGCAAGCTCATTATCCGACCGTAG
- a CDS encoding class I adenylate-forming enzyme family protein produces the protein MSEMRAAETGNLGDILDPGVPAERTLIIDVREDGSSEAITAGAFDADANAVARALSARGFKRGASVAILANNRPDYLIAYMGIMRAGLVPVPISSRLGADTIAFILQDSSCVFAFVDGERRAMVEGRLPLADFDGAEADGFEAFLDAGPFTSATMRSEEWATILYTSGSTGRPKGVPLTHGGYLWATGVFEHMRPIAHGQPVLVAAPLFHMNALFYSKLLFRLGAINVLMRRFTARGYIRAIEEHRCVLLTSVPTMLALVAKEKEALASADLSSVRMVTTGSAPVTQGLMDKIKEIFPGAETSVSFGTTESGPVAFGPHPQGLRRPDTSLGYPSPGVEVRLVGGETPDEGVLHIRTQAMMPGYLNLPDITAKRLQDGWYDTGDIMRRDENGFYFFVGRADDMFVCGGENIYPGEVEKLLERHPAVHQAAVVPVPDEVKGQLPVAYVVRVPGQPVSEEDIKQFALSHGPAYAHPRAVFFIEELPLAGTNKIDRKALIARAAKDFTPRS, from the coding sequence ATGAGCGAAATGCGGGCCGCGGAAACCGGTAACCTCGGCGACATCCTGGACCCGGGCGTGCCGGCGGAGCGCACCCTGATCATCGACGTGCGCGAGGATGGCTCGTCCGAGGCGATCACCGCGGGCGCCTTCGATGCGGATGCCAACGCGGTGGCGCGAGCGCTCAGCGCACGCGGCTTCAAGCGGGGCGCTTCGGTGGCGATCCTCGCCAATAACCGGCCGGATTATCTCATCGCCTATATGGGCATAATGCGCGCCGGCCTCGTGCCGGTGCCGATCAGCAGCCGGCTCGGCGCCGACACGATCGCGTTTATCCTTCAGGATTCGTCCTGCGTGTTCGCCTTCGTGGACGGCGAGCGGCGCGCCATGGTGGAAGGCCGGCTGCCCCTTGCGGATTTCGACGGCGCGGAGGCAGATGGGTTCGAGGCATTCCTCGATGCCGGGCCGTTCACCAGCGCGACCATGCGGTCGGAGGAATGGGCAACGATCCTTTACACCTCCGGCTCGACTGGCCGGCCCAAGGGCGTGCCGCTCACCCATGGCGGCTATCTCTGGGCGACCGGCGTCTTCGAGCATATGCGCCCCATTGCCCATGGCCAGCCGGTGCTGGTGGCGGCCCCGCTGTTCCATATGAACGCGCTGTTCTATAGCAAGCTGCTGTTCCGGCTGGGTGCCATAAACGTGCTGATGCGACGGTTCACGGCCCGGGGGTATATCCGCGCCATCGAAGAGCACCGCTGCGTGCTGCTCACATCGGTGCCCACCATGCTCGCTTTGGTGGCCAAGGAGAAGGAGGCGCTGGCCTCGGCCGACCTCTCCAGCGTGCGCATGGTGACCACGGGGTCGGCGCCGGTGACCCAAGGGCTGATGGACAAGATCAAGGAGATCTTCCCGGGCGCAGAGACCAGCGTGAGCTTCGGCACGACGGAATCCGGTCCGGTGGCGTTCGGGCCGCATCCGCAAGGCCTGCGCCGGCCCGACACGTCGCTCGGCTACCCGTCGCCCGGGGTGGAGGTGCGGCTGGTGGGCGGCGAGACGCCGGATGAAGGCGTGCTGCACATCCGCACCCAGGCGATGATGCCCGGCTATCTCAATCTGCCCGATATTACCGCCAAGCGCCTGCAGGACGGCTGGTATGACACCGGCGATATCATGCGGCGCGACGAGAACGGGTTCTATTTCTTCGTAGGCCGCGCCGACGACATGTTCGTCTGCGGCGGCGAGAACATCTATCCCGGCGAGGTGGAGAAGCTCTTGGAGCGCCATCCGGCCGTGCACCAGGCCGCGGTGGTTCCCGTGCCAGACGAGGTGAAGGGCCAACTGCCGGTCGCCTATGTGGTGAGGGTTCCCGGCCAGCCGGTGAGCGAAGAGGACATCAAGCAGTTCGCGCTTAGCCATGGCCCGGCCTACGCGCATCCAAGGGCCGTATTCTTCATCGAAGAGCTGCCGCTGGCCGGCACCAACAAGATCGACCGCAAGGCGCTGATCGCGCGGGCAGCAAAGGATTTCACGCCGCGCAGCTGA
- a CDS encoding PaaI family thioesterase — translation MTERLTTDALHKIIETSPFIRFLGLTIEAADHDAGEITMKMPMRAELERSDGTGQVHGGPIAALIDTVGDFAVILTVGAPVPTINFRTDYLRPAGGAYLIGKAKVRRAGRTVAVVDIDVFDDQGRLCAVGRGCYGAKAG, via the coding sequence ATGACCGAGCGTCTGACCACCGATGCGCTGCACAAGATCATCGAGACATCGCCTTTTATCCGTTTCCTCGGACTAACGATCGAAGCAGCCGATCACGACGCCGGCGAGATCACCATGAAAATGCCCATGCGAGCGGAGCTGGAGCGTTCCGACGGCACGGGCCAGGTGCATGGCGGGCCGATCGCCGCCCTGATCGACACGGTCGGCGATTTTGCCGTCATTCTCACGGTGGGCGCGCCCGTGCCGACGATCAATTTCCGCACGGACTACTTGCGGCCCGCCGGCGGCGCCTACCTCATCGGCAAGGCGAAGGTGCGGCGCGCCGGCAGGACGGTGGCGGTGGTCGATATCGACGTGTTCGACGACCAGGGCCGGCTTTGTGCAGTGGGCCGCGGGTGCTACGGCGCCAAGGCGGGATGA
- a CDS encoding VOC family protein, with protein MNKLDHLLWGSPSLDAGIDEFERLTGVRLSLGGRHEGFGTRNVLATFGDGTYFEIIAPDPQQTLTDTLGEVLGKLERPKLFTFAVSTTDIPAMHERLSRVSLLSRHVKMSRTRPDGEVLNWQILYPEGHPFGYFVPFFIQWDTPHHPSQMASDGLTLRSFTVSHPRAEELKALYGTLDIPVRVEQAAQPAFHALIGTPRGEVELTG; from the coding sequence ATGAACAAGCTTGACCATCTTCTCTGGGGTTCACCATCGCTCGACGCCGGGATCGATGAATTCGAACGCCTCACGGGTGTGCGGCTGAGCCTTGGCGGCCGGCACGAGGGATTCGGCACACGCAACGTCCTCGCGACGTTCGGCGATGGCACCTATTTCGAGATCATCGCGCCCGATCCCCAGCAGACGCTCACCGATACCCTGGGCGAGGTGCTGGGCAAGCTGGAGCGCCCGAAGCTGTTCACCTTCGCGGTCAGCACCACCGACATACCTGCCATGCACGAGCGGCTGAGCCGGGTAAGCCTGCTGAGCCGGCATGTGAAGATGTCGCGCACCAGGCCGGACGGCGAGGTGCTGAACTGGCAGATCCTCTATCCGGAAGGGCATCCATTCGGCTATTTCGTGCCGTTCTTCATCCAATGGGACACGCCGCACCACCCCTCGCAAATGGCTTCCGACGGGCTGACATTGCGTTCCTTCACCGTCAGCCATCCGCGTGCGGAGGAACTCAAGGCGCTGTACGGCACGCTCGATATTCCGGTCCGGGTCGAACAGGCTGCGCAGCCCGCGTTCCATGCGCTCATTGGCACACCCAGGGGCGAGGTCGAGCTGACGGGCTAG
- a CDS encoding GntR family transcriptional regulator produces MSRSHAIPKLAPVAPEETARTLGEIAYDRIKEKIIRCEFEPGAAITEAQLALQIGLGKAPIRRALSRLVQDGFVKSLPRKGYVVAPITLRDVHQLFEIRLLLEPAAARKAAGKIDPKRIQELERICQAGYVPGDRASESAFLEANKDFHIAVVDGAGNQKLTRILSHILEEMSRLFHLGLALRNRTDEMKHEHRELIDALVAGDGETAEKVTIAQIEAARRMVLDAILASSNFQSVEIQIGG; encoded by the coding sequence ATGAGCCGATCCCACGCCATTCCCAAGCTTGCGCCCGTTGCCCCGGAGGAAACTGCCCGGACACTCGGCGAGATCGCCTATGACCGGATCAAGGAGAAGATCATCCGCTGCGAGTTCGAGCCCGGGGCAGCCATCACGGAGGCGCAGCTCGCCTTGCAGATCGGGCTCGGCAAGGCGCCGATCCGGCGGGCCCTGTCGCGGCTGGTGCAGGACGGGTTCGTGAAGTCGCTGCCGCGCAAGGGCTATGTGGTTGCGCCGATCACCCTGCGTGACGTGCACCAGCTGTTCGAGATCCGGCTGCTGCTCGAGCCGGCCGCGGCGCGCAAGGCGGCGGGCAAGATCGATCCCAAGCGCATCCAGGAGCTGGAGCGGATCTGCCAGGCGGGCTATGTGCCTGGCGACCGGGCAAGCGAGAGCGCTTTCCTCGAGGCCAACAAGGATTTTCACATCGCCGTGGTGGACGGGGCAGGCAACCAAAAGCTCACCCGCATCCTCTCCCACATCCTGGAGGAAATGTCGCGCCTGTTCCACCTCGGTCTTGCCCTGCGCAATCGCACCGACGAGATGAAGCACGAGCACCGTGAGCTCATCGACGCGCTGGTGGCGGGCGACGGCGAAACGGCCGAGAAGGTCACCATCGCGCAGATCGAAGCGGCACGCCGCATGGTGCTGGATGCGATCCTGGCCAGCTCGAACTTCCAGTCGGTCGAGATTCAGATCGGTGGCTAG
- a CDS encoding alpha-amylase family glycosyl hydrolase: MDGRDWWQRAIFYQIYPRSFQDSNGDGIGDLDGIRQRLDYLSWLGIDAIWVSPIYPSPMADFGYDISDYCDIHPIFGDLAAFDALLAEAHARGLKLILDYVPNHTSDQHPWFLESRSSRGSAKRDWYIWRDPAPDGGPPNNWVSNFGGSAWTWDEATGQYYYHAFLEQQPDLNWRNPKVRSAMYDVLRFWLERGVDGFRVDVIWHLMKDPDFRDNPPNPGYQPGDPTIRRLLQVHSTDQPDVHDVIAEMRGVVDEYPDRVLIGEIYLPIERLVAYYGTELRGTHLPFNFQLIEATWHARNLARIISEYEGALPRGGWPNWVLSNHDKSRIASRVGQEQARVAAMLLLTLRGTPTMYYGDEIGLEDVPIAPEDAQDPWEKNEPGLGVGRDPQRTPMQWDASPGAGFSTAKPWLPLSPDFGRRNVAVLQDDPRSILTLYRELIALRARPVFQIGDYHPIEAEGDLLIYERRHGEERALVALNLGGAPAEVSLPGRTAGPWRITLSTHLDRLEPVQGALMLRPNEGLVLL, encoded by the coding sequence ATGGACGGCCGAGACTGGTGGCAGCGCGCGATTTTCTACCAGATCTATCCCCGCTCGTTCCAGGATTCCAACGGCGACGGCATCGGCGATCTCGACGGCATTCGCCAGCGCCTCGATTATCTCAGCTGGCTCGGCATCGACGCGATCTGGGTCTCGCCGATCTATCCCTCGCCCATGGCCGATTTCGGCTACGACATTTCGGATTATTGCGACATCCACCCGATTTTCGGCGATCTGGCCGCCTTCGACGCGCTGCTGGCAGAGGCCCATGCGCGCGGCCTGAAGCTGATCCTCGATTACGTGCCCAATCATACGTCCGACCAGCACCCCTGGTTCCTGGAAAGCCGATCATCGCGAGGGAGCGCGAAGCGGGACTGGTACATCTGGCGCGACCCCGCACCCGATGGCGGGCCACCCAACAACTGGGTCAGCAATTTCGGCGGCAGCGCCTGGACCTGGGACGAAGCCACCGGACAGTACTACTACCACGCGTTCCTGGAGCAGCAACCCGATCTCAATTGGCGCAATCCGAAGGTGCGATCCGCCATGTATGACGTGCTGCGCTTCTGGCTGGAGCGGGGTGTCGACGGCTTTCGGGTGGACGTGATCTGGCATCTGATGAAGGACCCGGACTTCCGCGACAACCCGCCCAATCCGGGTTATCAGCCGGGAGATCCGACCATCCGCCGGCTGCTGCAGGTTCACTCGACCGATCAGCCCGATGTGCACGACGTGATCGCAGAGATGCGTGGGGTCGTCGACGAATACCCGGACCGGGTGCTGATCGGCGAGATCTATCTGCCGATCGAGCGGCTGGTGGCCTATTACGGCACCGAGCTGCGCGGGACCCATCTGCCGTTCAATTTCCAGCTCATCGAAGCGACCTGGCATGCCCGCAACCTCGCCCGCATCATCTCCGAATACGAGGGGGCGCTGCCGCGCGGCGGCTGGCCGAACTGGGTCCTCAGCAACCATGACAAGTCGCGCATCGCCTCGCGCGTCGGCCAGGAGCAGGCGCGGGTCGCCGCCATGTTGCTGCTCACCCTGCGCGGCACACCGACCATGTATTACGGCGACGAGATCGGGCTCGAAGACGTGCCGATCGCGCCGGAGGACGCCCAGGACCCCTGGGAGAAGAACGAGCCAGGCCTCGGTGTGGGTCGCGACCCGCAGCGCACGCCGATGCAGTGGGACGCATCGCCCGGCGCGGGCTTCTCCACTGCCAAGCCGTGGCTGCCGCTCTCCCCGGATTTCGGCCGGCGCAACGTGGCGGTGCTGCAGGACGACCCGCGCTCGATCCTGACGCTTTACCGCGAACTCATCGCATTGCGCGCCAGGCCAGTGTTCCAGATCGGCGACTATCACCCCATCGAGGCCGAGGGCGACCTACTCATCTACGAGCGGCGGCACGGGGAGGAGCGGGCTCTCGTCGCATTGAATCTCGGCGGCGCCCCTGCCGAAGTGAGCCTGCCCGGCCGTACGGCAGGCCCGTGGCGGATCACCCTCTCGACCCATCTCGACCGGCTGGAGCCTGTCCAAGGCGCACTCATGTTGCGCCCAAACGAGGGACTGGTGCTCCTTTAG
- a CDS encoding TIGR03885 family FMN-dependent LLM class oxidoreductase, with amino-acid sequence MPKIGYHASHEQFAPSELLAHVELAAKAGFTAAMSSDHFAPWSEAQGHSGFAWTWLGAAMAKTELPFGVVTTPIGMRYHPAIIAQAGATLAEMFPGRLWMALGSGEALNERITGQRWPLKAERDARLKESAEIIRALWAGETVTRHGLIPVEEARLYSRPNTPPRIIAAALTPETARWAGGWADGLITINKPGDQLKAMVDAFREGGGGGKPLFLQVHLSFAGSEQEARRNAHEQWRTNTLAGSVAAELKLPAQFDAATRFVRPEDLDESVRISAGLTRHIDWIAEDLALGFEEIHLHNVGRNQRDFIEAFGDRVLPAVLGAAERIASTAKGTA; translated from the coding sequence ATGCCAAAGATCGGCTACCACGCCTCGCATGAGCAGTTCGCGCCCAGCGAGCTGCTTGCGCATGTTGAGCTGGCAGCGAAAGCGGGCTTCACGGCCGCCATGTCGTCGGACCATTTTGCCCCGTGGAGCGAAGCTCAGGGCCATTCCGGCTTTGCATGGACCTGGTTGGGCGCGGCCATGGCAAAGACCGAGCTGCCGTTCGGCGTTGTGACAACGCCGATCGGGATGCGCTATCACCCGGCGATCATTGCGCAGGCCGGCGCCACCCTGGCCGAAATGTTTCCGGGCCGGCTGTGGATGGCGCTGGGCTCGGGCGAGGCGCTCAACGAGCGGATCACCGGCCAGCGCTGGCCGCTCAAGGCCGAGCGCGATGCGCGCCTCAAGGAGAGCGCCGAGATCATCCGCGCACTATGGGCAGGCGAGACCGTCACGCGCCACGGACTGATCCCGGTCGAAGAGGCGCGGCTCTATTCCCGTCCGAACACACCGCCGCGGATCATCGCCGCTGCCCTCACGCCGGAGACGGCGCGCTGGGCAGGCGGCTGGGCCGACGGTCTCATCACCATCAACAAGCCGGGCGACCAGCTCAAGGCCATGGTCGACGCCTTTCGGGAAGGCGGTGGCGGAGGCAAGCCGCTGTTCCTGCAGGTGCATCTCTCCTTCGCGGGGAGCGAGCAAGAGGCCCGCCGCAATGCGCATGAGCAGTGGCGAACGAACACGCTGGCCGGCAGCGTCGCGGCCGAGCTCAAGCTGCCGGCCCAGTTCGACGCGGCAACCCGGTTCGTCCGGCCGGAAGACCTGGACGAGAGCGTGCGCATATCCGCCGGCCTCACCCGGCACATCGACTGGATCGCAGAGGACCTCGCCCTCGGCTTCGAAGAGATTCATCTGCACAATGTCGGCCGCAACCAGCGAGACTTCATCGAGGCGTTCGGCGACCGGGTCCTCCCGGCCGTGCTTGGCGCAGCGGAAAGGATCGCATCGACAGCAAAGGGGACGGCATAG
- a CDS encoding sensory rhodopsin transducer — MPIGRKIWAIAEGYIPASSHGPEPEMTSHETACLLNTGDRDAHVTIMLYFTDREPAGPYKVTVGARRSCHIRFNDLNDPEPVPLGTPYSSTIVSDEPIVVQHTRLDSRQAENALITTIAYSQD; from the coding sequence ATGCCGATTGGACGAAAGATCTGGGCGATCGCGGAGGGCTATATTCCGGCCAGCAGCCACGGGCCGGAGCCGGAAATGACGAGCCATGAGACAGCGTGCCTGCTGAACACCGGGGACCGCGACGCACATGTCACGATCATGCTCTATTTCACGGATCGCGAGCCGGCCGGCCCCTACAAGGTGACGGTCGGTGCGCGCCGCAGCTGCCATATCCGCTTCAACGACCTTAATGATCCCGAGCCCGTTCCCCTGGGGACACCGTATTCCAGCACCATCGTCTCGGACGAGCCGATCGTGGTGCAGCATACGAGGCTTGACAGCCGACAAGCCGAAAACGCGCTGATCACCACTATTGCCTATTCGCAAGACTGA
- a CDS encoding alpha-amylase family protein — protein sequence MPELWWKDAIIYGIDVERFHDGNGDGIGDFQGLISKLDYIADLGVTCVWLLPFYPSNNRDNGYDITDYFRVHTRYGTFEDFLAFVRRAGELGLRVILDLVVHHTSDHHPWFQAARHDPKSPYRDFYYWTDHPPPARPGKGPMFPGEEKSVWTYDELAGAYYHHRFYRFQPGLNHSNPKVLAQIEEVVDYWLSFGVSGFRVDAASHMVERPIGPEPVDKSHAVLRHLYHHTVTRKPDVLLMGEVDETPERLKDYFDGEQLNMMFNFLLNNYLILALASEKAEPVRRAIDMLPPVPLSGQWANFLRNLDEADLERLAPEEMEVVNKAFAPKPEMRIFGRGIRRRLAPMLQGNKQRLKMAYSLLFSLPGSPVIVYGDEIGMGEDLSQHGRNSVRTPMQWSAAKNGGFSSAPNNRIIQPAVEDGPFSYKSVNVELQQSRPDSLLNFIKQLAAARLAHKEIGTGFVEFLESSSEQVLVHRYPPGETALVIMHNLSGKEAPVDIKLGISAQPRHEPILGGDIPDPVEGRLHLKLEPYGFRWIRVHR from the coding sequence ATGCCAGAGCTTTGGTGGAAAGATGCCATCATCTACGGCATCGACGTGGAACGCTTTCATGATGGCAACGGCGACGGGATCGGTGACTTTCAAGGCCTGATCTCCAAGCTCGATTACATCGCTGACCTCGGCGTCACCTGCGTGTGGCTCCTGCCATTCTACCCGTCCAACAATCGCGACAACGGCTACGACATCACCGACTATTTCCGCGTGCACACCCGCTATGGCACGTTCGAGGACTTTCTTGCTTTCGTGCGAAGGGCAGGCGAGTTGGGCTTGCGGGTCATTCTGGATCTGGTGGTGCACCACACCTCCGATCATCACCCTTGGTTCCAGGCCGCCCGGCACGACCCTAAATCGCCCTATCGCGACTTCTACTATTGGACGGACCATCCGCCACCCGCACGACCTGGCAAGGGGCCGATGTTCCCCGGCGAGGAAAAGAGCGTCTGGACTTATGACGAGCTCGCGGGCGCCTACTATCATCACCGGTTTTACCGGTTTCAGCCGGGCCTCAATCATAGCAATCCAAAGGTGCTGGCGCAGATCGAGGAGGTGGTCGACTACTGGCTGAGCTTCGGCGTCTCCGGTTTCCGGGTCGATGCAGCCTCCCACATGGTCGAGCGGCCGATAGGGCCGGAGCCGGTCGACAAGTCCCACGCGGTGCTGCGCCATCTCTATCACCACACGGTCACCCGCAAGCCGGACGTGCTGTTGATGGGCGAAGTGGATGAAACGCCGGAGCGGCTGAAGGACTATTTCGACGGCGAGCAGCTGAACATGATGTTCAACTTCCTGCTCAACAACTACCTGATCCTGGCCTTGGCCTCCGAGAAGGCCGAGCCGGTCCGCCGCGCCATCGACATGTTGCCGCCGGTGCCCCTCAGCGGGCAGTGGGCCAATTTCCTGCGCAACCTCGACGAGGCCGATCTTGAGCGGCTCGCGCCGGAGGAGATGGAGGTGGTCAACAAGGCTTTCGCGCCGAAGCCGGAGATGCGGATCTTCGGCCGCGGCATCCGCCGCAGGCTTGCCCCCATGCTCCAGGGCAACAAGCAGCGCCTGAAAATGGCCTACAGCCTGCTGTTCTCGCTCCCCGGCTCGCCGGTGATCGTCTATGGCGACGAGATCGGCATGGGCGAAGACTTGTCCCAGCACGGCCGCAACAGCGTGCGAACGCCAATGCAGTGGTCGGCGGCCAAGAACGGTGGCTTCTCGTCAGCACCGAACAACCGGATCATTCAGCCGGCCGTCGAGGACGGTCCGTTTAGCTATAAGTCGGTGAATGTGGAGCTGCAGCAGAGCCGGCCTGATTCGCTGCTCAACTTCATCAAGCAGCTTGCCGCCGCGCGGCTGGCCCACAAGGAGATCGGCACGGGCTTTGTCGAGTTCCTGGAAAGCAGCTCCGAGCAGGTGCTGGTGCATCGCTATCCGCCAGGAGAGACCGCCCTGGTCATCATGCACAACCTCAGCGGCAAGGAAGCACCGGTCGACATCAAGCTCGGCATCTCTGCCCAGCCGCGGCACGAGCCCATTCTCGGCGGAGACATACCCGATCCGGTGGAAGGTCGGCTGCATCTCAAGCTCGAGCCCTACGGCTTCCGCTGGATCCGGGTGCACCGATAA
- the pdeM gene encoding ligase-associated DNA damage response endonuclease PdeM has protein sequence MSSQPSYVQRRAAQDPSIRIDGLALVPDVSGALYAPDMRALIVADLHLEKGSSFAARGVHLPPYDTRSTLDALAAVCARLRPDTVISLGDSFHDGHARQRLDSDDIARIRRLTEAYEVVWLIGNHDRQPPDDLGGRVASELRLGPVVLRHEPSTGLALESEIAGHLHPVAAVARRGLRLRAKCFASDGRRLVMPAFGAFTGGLNVKSRAFAGVFPGDRFGVWMLGREGVYPLPSRVLLPDGI, from the coding sequence TTGTCTAGCCAGCCGTCATATGTCCAGCGTCGCGCCGCACAGGACCCGTCCATCCGCATCGACGGCCTGGCGCTGGTGCCGGACGTGTCCGGCGCGCTCTATGCACCTGACATGCGGGCGCTGATCGTGGCCGATCTGCACTTGGAAAAGGGCTCGAGCTTCGCTGCCCGCGGGGTGCACCTGCCGCCCTATGACACCCGCTCGACGCTGGATGCACTGGCCGCCGTCTGCGCGCGGCTACGACCGGACACGGTCATATCCTTGGGCGACAGCTTTCATGACGGCCACGCGCGGCAGCGGCTGGATTCGGACGACATCGCGCGGATCCGGCGGCTGACCGAGGCTTACGAAGTGGTATGGCTCATCGGCAACCATGACCGCCAACCGCCGGATGACCTGGGCGGCCGCGTGGCGAGCGAGCTGCGGCTCGGCCCCGTGGTGCTGCGGCACGAGCCAAGTACCGGCCTGGCCCTCGAATCGGAGATCGCCGGCCATCTTCATCCGGTGGCGGCGGTTGCGCGGCGCGGCCTGCGACTGCGGGCGAAGTGCTTCGCCAGCGACGGCCGGCGCCTGGTCATGCCGGCCTTCGGCGCCTTCACCGGCGGGTTGAACGTAAAGAGCAGGGCCTTTGCCGGCGTGTTTCCCGGCGACCGCTTCGGGGTGTGGATGCTGGGCCGGGAGGGCGTCTACCCCCTGCCCTCACGCGTGCTGCTGCCAGACGGGATTTAG